The DNA region CTTGACGAACTTCAGGTCAGCAGGAAACTCCACCTTGAGGATGTCCACCTTGTATTCGGGCTTGCTGAACTCGCGCACGCTCTCAATGACGATGTGCGGGCGCTTTCGGGCGTATTCGGGCGTCTTCGTCTCACCCGGCGTCAGGTCGTAGCCTGTGAACTCAAGCAGGAAGGGGACATCGTAGCGCTCACATTCCTCACCGACTTGTCGCACGATGTCGCGCTGATGGCGACAAGTCGCCTCCGACGCATCGGGACGGTAGTGGACCAGCAATTTGATGGCGTCGGCGCCGGCGCGGACAGCTTTCTCCACCGACCATCCTGCAATGAGGGTGGCGCGTCGCTCGCGGTTGCCGTTGACTTCCACGCGCTGCGGGGGCGACTCCTCGTAAGCCAACAGTAACCCGACGCGCGGGGGCAAATGTTGGATAGAGTAAGGGTAGCCGTAAACGGGATCGGTCAGCACCGCTGTCGCATAAACCGCCAAATGCTTGGTGACCAGTTCTTTGATGCGGGCGACATGGCGGAACATGTCATCGGCGGACAATTCACCTAACTTCTTGCGGACGGCGTCGCGCATGGAGTCGCGTTGGTCAATCGCCATCATCTTGAACCGCCCGTGTTCGTCCGTCAGCGAGCGCAACCGCTGCCATTTGCCTGCCGAAAGGGCGGTCGGCATGGAAAGCCACCTCCATCCTTGCGTTGTCAGGAAGTTTCTGGTCGTCCCTATCTTAGCGCCAGCGGTCGCTACCGTCAATGGAAGTTTCCCTGACATTTGGCAGTAGATGGCGGTGCGGTGTTAACATTTAGAGCCGTCAAATGGCAGGCAATTTTGCGACTTCTAACGCGCGGGGGGCAACTTTGCGATGCCCAAGGTGGCGGAACGGGCAGCCGTTCTTTCCGTCGTCGTCACGGCGCTGTTAGCGGTAGCGGAGCTCTCGGTCGGGGTTTACAGCGGTGCGTTGAGCGTTATCGCCAACGGGGTGCAATCGGCGATTGATTTGTTGGCAGCGGTGACGGCGTGGGTCGCCGTCCGCCAAGCCGCGAAGCCGCCTGACGCCGAGCACCGCTACGGGCACGGCAAGGTGGAAAGTTTGTTGGCAGCGGTGCAGGCTTTGTTGATTTGGCTCACCTGCGGATTGATCGCTTACGAAGCCATCAAAAAGTGGCAAGGTGGCGGGGCGGTGACGCACCCTCCTGCTGCCATCGCCGTCATGGCGCTTTCTGCGACGGTGGGTTGGTTGACGGCACGCTACCTGTTTGCTGTGGCGCACCGCACCCAGTCCTTGGCGCTCCAAGCGGACGCGTGGCATCTGCAAGCCGACGCCGGCGCTGCGTTGAGCGTTCTGGTTGGCTTGACAGTGTTAGCGTTGACCGGGTGGCAGTTTTTGGATGCCTTGTTGGCGCTGGGCGTCGCTGCTGTCATCGCCAAGTCAGGATTTGAATTGCTGCAGCAGGCAACGCACCACCTGCTGGACACCGCGCTGCCGCCTGACGAGGAAGCTGCCATTCAATCGGTCCTGCGGGCACACGCGGAGCGTTTCATCAATGCCCATCGGCTGCGCACCCGTCGGGCAGGTAATCGGCGCTATGTGGATTTGCACCTCGTCGTCCCCGATGCGATGACTGTCGCAGAAGCCCATCAACTTTGCGACGCAATTGAAGGAGCCATTCGCCGTATTTTGCCCGGCACTGATGTGACCATTCATGTGGAACCGGAAAGTGCGTTCCTGCGGCAAGGTGAAGAAGACCGCGTCTCACCCATCATTCACAGCGGGGGGCAATGAATGGCAATGAGAAAATTGCAGTGGATCAGTATCGCTATCGGGGTGCTTCTCTCTGGGTTGAGTTGGAGCGGCTGGCATCGCGCCGCGTCACCGCCACGCCCCTCGCCGCCGCGTCGGACCGCCACGCCCCGAACGCCCCCGATCGTCGCCATTTTTTGCTACCACGATGTCAGCGAGAAACCCAGCCGTTGGGCTGTCACACCGCAACGGTTAGAAGCCCACCTGCGGGCGCTGCAAGCGCGCGGGTTTGTCTTTATGACCGTTAGCGAAGCCTTAACGGTGTTCGGGAGCAGTCGCAACCTTGCTACACCTCAGCGGGTCGCCGTCCTCACATTTGATGACGGGTTCCGCTCCGCTTACACGGTCGTTTTCCCGCTGATTCAGCGCTACCGAGCGAAGATGACGGTGTTCGTTTACACGGACTGGATCGGCAAGACCAGAACAGCCCTGTCGTGGGCGCAACTGCGCGCAATGGCGCAATCTGGGTCGGTAGAAATCGCCTCCCATACGGTCACCCACACTTACCCGCGCCGTCTCCGCCGGGCGCTGAAAGGAGACGCCTACCGCCAACGAGTGCTGTGGGAGTTTGCCGTATCAAAGCAAGTGCTGGAGCAGCGTCTGGGTGTTCCAATTCACGGCTTAGCGTATCCCGGCGGACAGGTAGATGAAACGCTCAAGCACCTCGCCCGCGCTGCCGGTTATCAATGGGCGGTCACGATTAACCCGAAGTTTGTGACCGCTGGCAATGACCCCTACGCGCTGCCGCGCTTCGGCATCGAACGCACGACAGACATCGCAGCGCTTTTGGAACAGCCCCTCCGTCACCGCTTGCTCGCTCGGTTTCTCCGCCGTTGACAGCGTCAAGGGGGCGTGCTACTGTTTTGGGCGCTCCCCAGCATTTCCCCCGGTCTGCTAGGTCAGCGGGGCTAGTCTGGGTAGCGAAGGAGGACGAGGGGCTATGCCTGTTAACGCAGGGCGTATTGTGTGTTTTTGCGTGGGTGCATTCATTTGCGTTAGTGCGCTTGCGTGGTGGGCGGTAGGGCAGGAACAACCGACTTCTTCCCCAAAGCAGCCAGAACCGAAACCCCAAAAAACAATCGCATCGGCGAAGGGGTTCGCTGATGTCCTTCGGGAGCGGCGCCGCCACAACGCCGTCGCTGATTCCGAGAGCGTGTCGCCGGCGTTATCCACCCGACCGGAGCGCGAGCAATGGCTGCGGCTCTTAGCGAGCCTGCATTTGCGCCCTCCAGCGCGCCCCGAGGGGTGGAAGTTCAGCGCCTACAGTTGGCGGCGTTGGCGCGGCGCTCTGGCGTCCCGCGCCGGGTCGTTGCGGCGCTGGCGTATCGTGACGATGGAAGCGACCGCCTATTGCCCCAAAGGGTGTTGCGGCTCGCGGCACGGGCGCACGGCGACAGGACGCAGAGCCGAATACGGTGTCGCCGCTGTTGACCCCCGCCGCATCCCTTTGGGTACCGCTCTCTATGTGGACCGCTACGGCTTCGCTATCGCTGCCGACACGGGCAGCGCCATCAAGGGCAACCGCATTGATTTGTGCTTTCCGACCCATCGCGAAGCCAACCGCTTCGGACGCCGCCAAGTGCGTGTGCTCATTTTGCGGTAGTTCGCCCAAAGCAGGTGAGGGGGGTTGACCGCTCCCGACAAGGAAGACATACGCCAACCCGTTCAAAGGACGCTCTCACCGTGCGTCATGTCAACAAATTTCCTTTCGGCAGTGCCTTAGAGGGCGCGTCAGGAGACGCGCCCTACGGTTTTCTGCCATTTGTCGGCGGCTCAGGAGAGCCGCCCTCCGACCGAACCCCATTATTCAACAGATGTTCCAACCCGACAGCGCGAGACGCTTTGAGCAACACGACATCGCCCGCGCGCAACAACTGCCGCCAGCGTTTGCGGGTTTCAGCGACGCTGGCGAAGGTGACGATGCAGTCGGCGGGCATCCCCGCTGCCACTGCACCATCAACGATAGCCTTTGCGCCATCGCCGACGACTATCAGCAGATCCACTGTCTCAGCGGCGACTTGCCCGACTTCGTAGTGCCCCTGCTCGTGAAACGCCCCCAGTTCCAACATTTCACCCAACACCGCCACGCGGCGGGGTGCGGGCAACGCCTTCAGCGTCCGCAAGGCTGCTTTGACAGAGTCGGGGTTGGCGTTGTAGGCGTCGTTGATAACCCAGCAGCCGGGCGGCTCCAGCCATTGTCGCTGCCACCGCATCTTGGGCGGTGCAAACCGCGCCAACGCTTCAGCAGCAACTGCCCAATCAATGCCCATCGCTTTAGCGGCTGCCAACGCCGCCAGCGCATTGCGGGCATTGTGTTCACCCCAAGTCGGCAACCGCACCGTCACCGTTTGCTTTCCGTCGGTCGCCGTCAGTGTCGTCCCGTCCCAATCCACACAGCAGTCAAGCCCGCGCACTTCTGCCGTCGGCGCAAACCCGAAGGTGATGACTTTGCCCTTCGCCCGTTGCCGTAAAAACTCAGCGAAATCGTCGTCAGCGGGCAACACTGCGATCGCCGCAAAGTCGTAGGGGTCGCTATTCGGCGCCAATTGCCAACCGCCCAGAATTTCCGCCTTCGCTTCGGCAATCGCTTGGCGCGAACCAAGCAACCCGATGTGGGCGGTGCCGATGTTGGTGATGACAGCAATGTCGGGCGGGGCGATGCGGCACAGATAGGTAATGTCCCCCTTTTTGCGCATCGCGTATTCCAGCACCGCTGCGCGATGGTGCAATTCAAGCTGCAACACCGTCAGCGGGACACCGATTTCATTGTTGAAGCTTTCAGGTGCGACGACAGTGGGCATCACCGCTTGCAGGATGGCAGCGATCATCGTTTTCGTCGTCGTTTTACCACTGCTGCCCGTGACGGCGATGATATGGAAGGCACTTTGCGATTGCAGGTGATGCAAGTAATGCGCTGCCAGTTCGCCCAACGCCCGCAGAGGGTCAGCGACGACGATTTGCGGGAGCGTCAAAGGCAAGAGGCGTTGCACTATCGCGGCGACCGCACCTTTTTGCGCCGCATCGGCGACGAAGGCGTGCCCGTCAAACCGTTCGCCTTTTAGGGCGACGAACAGTTCTCCCCGCCGCACTGTGCGGCTGTCGGTGCTGACGCCCGTGACCGTTTCGCTCCCCACCGCATTGTGCAGTTGCCCACGCACCCACGCCGCAATTTGGCGCAACGAGAGGGGCAGCACGGTAATGACACCCCATTCGCCACAAAGAGTGCAATCGCGTCGCTCAAAGTAAGACGCAGGTATACCGCGCCCTTACGACAACGCCGACAAGTTGGTCTTTGAAACGCGCTTCAACTGGCGGGCGGCAGAGGCGGCATCTCTTTGTCGTCGCGCAGCAGTTCGTCCAGTGTCACACGCCGCTTTTCGTCCATCGCCTTGCGGATGAGCAACCCGACCAGCGAGGCGGCGACGCCGTTGTCAATTCCGCAATAAACCTGCGTCGGGTCGCCGGCACGAACGGCGTCAAAGAAGTTCTGTAGCAACTCCTTCGTGTCACCCGGCTCCCCTTCGCCCCGCACCGGCTCGTTTTGCCCGCGCAGTTGGATAGTGCAACCCAGAAGGTCGGCGGCGCCTTTCGTCCCGATGAAGTGCGTCGCGATGCCTGTGTAGCCTTGCGGGTTAATCCAACTGTGGGTGTAGTGGACGGTCAAACCGTTGGGATACTCCAGCGTGGCGATGTAAAAGTCGGTGACATCGCGTTCGGGGTTTTCGGGCTCCACGATGTTACGCCGCCCGACGGCGTAAGCGGCGCTGGGATGGGTTTGCGTGACCCACCAAATCAGGTTGAACTCGTGGACAGCCTGCTCCACCATCCAGTCGCCAGACAACGCCCGCTTTTTGAGCCAGCCGCGCCAGCCCGACAAACTTGCCCAACTGTTGTGGCGGTAAAAGCGCCCTTCAATCAGGTCGCCTATCACGCCGTCGCGGATTTTGCGCACGATGTCAGCGCGCCCTTGATGGGCTCCCCATTGAAAGCCAACCTGCGCGACGACTTGTGGGTAACGCTTGCGGGCATCTTGCAGCAACTTCAGTTCGCGCACGGTAATTGCCAGCGGCTTTTCGCCGTAAAAGTGCTTGCCCGCTTTGAAGGCATCCAGATACATGACACCGTGCCAGTAGCAAGGCGTCGCGAAGACGACGCAATCCACATCGTCCCGCGCCAACAGGTCTCGGTAGTGGTAGGGATGTTTGCCGTAAGCCTCGGGGCGTTTGCCTTGCGCCTGCTCCACGAGTTGGCAGGCGCGCTCTAAGTGGCTGGGTTCCACATCGCAAACGGCGACGACCTGAACGGCGGGCAGTTCCAAAGTCGTCCGCAACAGCAAAGTGCCCCGCCCGCCGACGCCTACGAAAGCGACCCGTAAAGGTTTGGGTTGCGCCTGACCGACGGAAAAGGCACGGAACGCCAAACTGGCAGCGCCCAACTTGACGAAAGTTCGCCGCGTCATCCCATCGCCCATCGCCTCGCACCTCCTTCGGTTCAGCAGTTTGCACCGACTTCAATTTTGCGATGCTCATCCTAACGCTGCCCGTCGTTGAAACGGCTCGTTGTAGGGACGCAACATGTCGCACTCGATGGTATAGGTGATGCCTATCGCCCCTGCCCTATTCACATCCGCGTGCGTTACCATTTGCGTGATGAACGACACCGCGCAGGCAAAGGAGGCAAAAAGCGGATGGCAGGCGAGAAAACGCGTATCGGGTTCGTCGGATGCGGGGGCATCGCACAGCAGCACATGAACGCGTTGGCGCAAATGGACGGCGTCCAGTTAGTCGCCTTCTGCGACATCGTGGCGGAGAAAGCCCACGATGCCGCCCAGCGCTTTAACGGGCACGCCTTCACCGATGTCACAGCGATGCTGGACAGCGTGGAAGTTGACGCGCTCTTTTTTTGTCTACCGCCTTTCGCGCACGGTGCCGAATTGGTGGCAGTCGAACGCGGCATCCCGTTTTTCGTGGAAAAGCCCGTCGGTTTGGATTGGGGGCTCATCAAGGAGATCACCGCCGCCGTGCAGGAAAAGAACTTGCTGACTTCCGTCGGCTACATGAACCGCTATCGGCGGGGCGTCAATCGGGTGCGGGAGTTGTTGCGCGTTGACCCGCCGATTTTACTGCTGGGCGGCTGGGTCGGGCGCACGCCCCAAGCCCGCCCTGGTGAAGGGATTTGGCGTTGGTGGGTGCAAAAGGACAAAAGTGGCGGGCAATTCCACGAGCAAGTTACCCACACAGTGGACTTGGTGCGCTACTTGGCGGGCGACATCGTGGAAGTGCACGCTTACGCCGCCAAAGGGTTGAACCGCTTGGCGCCTGAAGGTTACACGATTGAAGATGCCGTCGCCGTTACGCTGCGGTTCGCCAACGGTGCCGTCGCCGACCTGTGGGCGTGTTGTGCCGCCAACGGGGGCGGCGGTGGCATCACGCTGCAAGTGTTTGCGACGGAAACGACGGCGGAGTTTCGTGGCTGGGAGCACTCGTTGCGCCTTTATCGGCGGGGCGAAGACATCGTGGAGATTCCCGGCGAGCCCAACATTTTCGCCATTGAGGACGCGGCGTTCGTGGACGCCGTGCGACGCAACGACCCATCGCTCATCCGCTGCCCCTACCAAGACGGGGCAAAGACGGCTGCGGTAAC from bacterium HR17 includes:
- the nagA gene encoding Alpha-N-acetylgalactosaminidase; the protein is MGDGMTRRTFVKLGAASLAFRAFSVGQAQPKPLRVAFVGVGGRGTLLLRTTLELPAVQVVAVCDVEPSHLERACQLVEQAQGKRPEAYGKHPYHYRDLLARDDVDCVVFATPCYWHGVMYLDAFKAGKHFYGEKPLAITVRELKLLQDARKRYPQVVAQVGFQWGAHQGRADIVRKIRDGVIGDLIEGRFYRHNSWASLSGWRGWLKKRALSGDWMVEQAVHEFNLIWWVTQTHPSAAYAVGRRNIVEPENPERDVTDFYIATLEYPNGLTVHYTHSWINPQGYTGIATHFIGTKGAADLLGCTIQLRGQNEPVRGEGEPGDTKELLQNFFDAVRAGDPTQVYCGIDNGVAASLVGLLIRKAMDEKRRVTLDELLRDDKEMPPLPPAS
- the ligC gene encoding 4-carboxy-2-hydroxymuconate-6-semialdehyde dehydrogenase — protein: MAGEKTRIGFVGCGGIAQQHMNALAQMDGVQLVAFCDIVAEKAHDAAQRFNGHAFTDVTAMLDSVEVDALFFCLPPFAHGAELVAVERGIPFFVEKPVGLDWGLIKEITAAVQEKNLLTSVGYMNRYRRGVNRVRELLRVDPPILLLGGWVGRTPQARPGEGIWRWWVQKDKSGGQFHEQVTHTVDLVRYLAGDIVEVHAYAAKGLNRLAPEGYTIEDAVAVTLRFANGAVADLWACCAANGGGGGITLQVFATETTAEFRGWEHSLRLYRRGEDIVEIPGEPNIFAIEDAAFVDAVRRNDPSLIRCPYQDGAKTAAVTLAVNASLASGRPETVPTL
- the icaB gene encoding Poly-beta-1,6-N-acetyl-D-glucosamine N-deacetylase, with the protein product MAMRKLQWISIAIGVLLSGLSWSGWHRAASPPRPSPPRRTATPRTPPIVAIFCYHDVSEKPSRWAVTPQRLEAHLRALQARGFVFMTVSEALTVFGSSRNLATPQRVAVLTFDDGFRSAYTVVFPLIQRYRAKMTVFVYTDWIGKTRTALSWAQLRAMAQSGSVEIASHTVTHTYPRRLRRALKGDAYRQRVLWEFAVSKQVLEQRLGVPIHGLAYPGGQVDETLKHLARAAGYQWAVTINPKFVTAGNDPYALPRFGIERTTDIAALLEQPLRHRLLARFLRR
- the lacD gene encoding Tagatose 1,6-diphosphate aldolase; this translates as MPTALSAGKWQRLRSLTDEHGRFKMMAIDQRDSMRDAVRKKLGELSADDMFRHVARIKELVTKHLAVYATAVLTDPVYGYPYSIQHLPPRVGLLLAYEESPPQRVEVNGNRERRATLIAGWSVEKAVRAGADAIKLLVHYRPDASEATCRHQRDIVRQVGEECERYDVPFLLEFTGYDLTPGETKTPEYARKRPHIVIESVREFSKPEYKVDILKVEFPADLKFVKEFANGAFDGQERPAVYTLKDVERFCHELNDAAGSPWVILSAGVDIEEFLVQVALACEAGASGFLCGRAIWKGVLEQFPDEARMEAWLVTEGAYNFVRANAYAETARPWFEHPKFGGQIELHGKSPNWYAEYAAPTALVR
- the yocH gene encoding Cell wall-binding protein YocH; translation: MPVNAGRIVCFCVGAFICVSALAWWAVGQEQPTSSPKQPEPKPQKTIASAKGFADVLRERRRHNAVADSESVSPALSTRPEREQWLRLLASLHLRPPARPEGWKFSAYSWRRWRGALASRAGSLRRWRIVTMEATAYCPKGCCGSRHGRTATGRRAEYGVAAVDPRRIPLGTALYVDRYGFAIAADTGSAIKGNRIDLCFPTHREANRFGRRQVRVLILR
- the murF gene encoding UDP-N-acetylmuramoyl-tripeptide--D-alanyl-D-alanine ligase → MLPLSLRQIAAWVRGQLHNAVGSETVTGVSTDSRTVRRGELFVALKGERFDGHAFVADAAQKGAVAAIVQRLLPLTLPQIVVADPLRALGELAAHYLHHLQSQSAFHIIAVTGSSGKTTTKTMIAAILQAVMPTVVAPESFNNEIGVPLTVLQLELHHRAAVLEYAMRKKGDITYLCRIAPPDIAVITNIGTAHIGLLGSRQAIAEAKAEILGGWQLAPNSDPYDFAAIAVLPADDDFAEFLRQRAKGKVITFGFAPTAEVRGLDCCVDWDGTTLTATDGKQTVTVRLPTWGEHNARNALAALAAAKAMGIDWAVAAEALARFAPPKMRWQRQWLEPPGCWVINDAYNANPDSVKAALRTLKALPAPRRVAVLGEMLELGAFHEQGHYEVGQVAAETVDLLIVVGDGAKAIVDGAVAAGMPADCIVTFASVAETRKRWRQLLRAGDVVLLKASRAVGLEHLLNNGVRSEGGSPEPPTNGRKP
- the fieF gene encoding Ferrous-iron efflux pump FieF, with protein sequence MPKVAERAAVLSVVVTALLAVAELSVGVYSGALSVIANGVQSAIDLLAAVTAWVAVRQAAKPPDAEHRYGHGKVESLLAAVQALLIWLTCGLIAYEAIKKWQGGGAVTHPPAAIAVMALSATVGWLTARYLFAVAHRTQSLALQADAWHLQADAGAALSVLVGLTVLALTGWQFLDALLALGVAAVIAKSGFELLQQATHHLLDTALPPDEEAAIQSVLRAHAERFINAHRLRTRRAGNRRYVDLHLVVPDAMTVAEAHQLCDAIEGAIRRILPGTDVTIHVEPESAFLRQGEEDRVSPIIHSGGQ